Proteins encoded in a region of the Methylosinus trichosporium OB3b genome:
- a CDS encoding NUDIX hydrolase, with product MSLRHGAAEDRPGDHAAAGPLPVEIGLTAAIVAVQGDAPLILTMRASEIDTRASLPSGPFDPVRHRTFEIGLRSWVAEQTGMTLGYVEQLYTFGDRGRHARAGDRDPHVVSVGYLALTRIAEGQTGEFAGFRSWYDFFPWEDWRAGRPELLETTVLPGLAQWVEEAPAALSSSGLRRRERVNLLFQPASRGFDEENALERYELLYEAGLVEEAWRDGREAALQRGSRPPPLGAPMQHDHRRILATAMGRLRAKMKYRPVIFELMPPAFTLTELQRTVEAIAGRHLHKQNFRRLVETSAAVEPTGEVSLKTGGRPAALFHFRRNVLQERSAPGLRVGVRG from the coding sequence GTGAGCTTGCGCCATGGCGCGGCGGAGGATCGACCGGGCGATCATGCCGCCGCCGGCCCGCTGCCGGTCGAGATCGGCCTCACCGCGGCGATCGTCGCCGTCCAGGGCGACGCCCCGCTGATCCTCACCATGCGCGCGAGCGAGATCGACACGCGCGCCTCGCTGCCGTCCGGACCCTTCGATCCGGTGCGGCACCGGACCTTCGAGATCGGCCTTCGATCCTGGGTCGCCGAGCAGACCGGCATGACGCTCGGCTATGTGGAGCAGCTCTATACATTCGGCGACCGCGGCCGCCATGCGCGCGCCGGCGACCGCGATCCGCATGTGGTGTCCGTCGGCTATCTGGCGCTGACGCGGATCGCCGAGGGTCAGACGGGCGAATTCGCCGGCTTTCGCAGCTGGTACGACTTCTTTCCCTGGGAGGACTGGCGCGCGGGCCGACCCGAGCTCTTGGAGACCACCGTGCTGCCGGGGCTCGCCCAATGGGTCGAGGAGGCGCCGGCTGCTCTGTCTTCTTCGGGCCTGCGACGGCGCGAGCGCGTCAATCTCCTCTTTCAGCCGGCGAGCCGCGGCTTCGACGAAGAAAACGCGCTGGAACGCTATGAGCTGCTCTATGAGGCCGGCCTCGTCGAGGAAGCCTGGCGCGACGGTCGCGAGGCCGCGCTGCAGCGCGGAAGCCGTCCGCCGCCGCTCGGCGCGCCGATGCAGCACGACCATCGGCGCATTCTGGCGACGGCCATGGGTCGGCTGCGCGCCAAGATGAAATATCGGCCGGTGATCTTCGAGCTGATGCCGCCCGCCTTCACGCTCACAGAATTGCAGAGAACCGTGGAGGCGATCGCCGGACGCCATCTGCACAAGCAGAATTTCCGCCGCCTCGTCGAGACTTCCGCGGCCGTGGAGCCGACCGGCGAGGTGTCGCTGAAGACGGGCGGGCGTCCCGCCGCGCTCTTTCATTTTCGCCGCAATGTCCTGCAAGAACGATCCGCGCCGGGGCTGCGGGTCGGCGTGAGGGGATGA
- a CDS encoding tyrosine phosphatase family protein yields the protein MARLYVCSLTKVVETVRSSGARSLITILTGGASLVRPCEIAPERHLRLSVSDIDVRQEGHVLACGEHIETLLAFAAAWDRREPLVIHCYAGVSRSPAAAFILACALAPERSETDLARDLRRASPTATPNRRLVALADRIMRRDGRMSDAIEGIGRGADCFEGAPFALELA from the coding sequence ATGGCGCGCCTCTACGTCTGCTCGCTCACCAAGGTCGTCGAGACTGTGCGTTCCAGCGGAGCGCGTTCGCTGATCACGATATTGACCGGGGGCGCCTCTCTCGTGCGCCCGTGCGAGATCGCCCCCGAACGGCATCTGCGCCTGTCGGTGTCGGATATCGATGTGCGCCAGGAGGGGCATGTTCTGGCCTGCGGCGAGCATATCGAGACGCTGCTCGCCTTCGCCGCCGCCTGGGATCGCCGCGAGCCGCTGGTCATTCATTGCTACGCTGGCGTCAGCCGCTCGCCGGCAGCCGCTTTCATTCTGGCCTGCGCCCTCGCGCCGGAGCGCAGCGAGACCGATCTCGCGCGCGATCTGCGGCGCGCCTCGCCCACGGCGACCCCCAATCGCCGCCTCGTCGCTCTCGCCGACCGGATCATGCGCCGCGACGGCCGCATGAGCGATGCGATCGAGGGCATCGGCCGCGGCGCGGATTGCTTCGAAGGGGCGCCTTTCGCGCTCGAGCTCGCGTGA
- a CDS encoding HD domain-containing protein, with the protein MLSGRRLDLLDPSPLDIEIEDIAHGLARVARWNGQTIGPHIFSVAQHSLLVESIAAALEPGLTPQRRLFMLLHDAPEYVIGDMISPFKTVIGDAYKSVEKRILTAILLRFSLPHEPDAALLRLAKRADRAAAFFEATGLAGFTHAEAERIFGRPAIALEVCEEALAPLDAEAAQQRFLARFAAVERGAEGG; encoded by the coding sequence ATGCTGTCCGGCCGACGCCTCGATCTGCTCGACCCCTCGCCGCTCGACATCGAGATCGAGGACATCGCCCATGGGCTCGCGCGCGTGGCGCGATGGAATGGTCAGACCATCGGGCCGCATATCTTCTCGGTCGCGCAGCACAGCCTGCTGGTCGAATCGATCGCCGCCGCGCTGGAGCCGGGGCTGACGCCGCAGCGACGTTTGTTCATGCTGCTGCATGACGCGCCCGAATATGTGATCGGCGACATGATCTCGCCGTTCAAAACCGTCATCGGCGACGCCTATAAGAGCGTCGAGAAACGCATATTGACCGCGATCCTGCTACGATTCTCGCTGCCGCACGAGCCCGACGCCGCACTGCTGCGGCTCGCGAAGCGGGCGGACCGAGCCGCTGCTTTTTTCGAGGCGACGGGTCTCGCCGGCTTTACACACGCCGAGGCCGAGCGCATCTTCGGTCGCCCGGCGATCGCGCTGGAGGTCTGCGAGGAGGCGCTCGCCCCGCTCGATGCGGAAGCGGCGCAGCAGCGTTTCCTCGCCCGCTTCGCCGCGGTCGAACGAGGGGCCGAGGGGGGGTGA